In one window of Tellurirhabdus rosea DNA:
- the mnmA gene encoding tRNA 2-thiouridine(34) synthase MnmA: MSKHGRILVAMSGGIDSSLAAVLLHEEGYEVIGMTMKTWDYASSGGTKKETGCCSLDSINDARNIAVNLGFPHYILDIRNEFGDYVIDHFTGEYLEGRTPNPCVLCNTHIKWDALLRRADRLDCEFIATGHYANIRHENERYIISKGIDNLKDQSYVLWGVSQESLSRTKLPLGHLRKSEIREMAKERGFIELVTKSESYEICFVPDNDYRGFLKRRMPGLEQEVAGGNFVLEGSNKVVGRHEGYPFYTIGQRKGLGIALGHPVFVTEIRKETNEVVLGVDKDLFRDGMYVSKLNLQKYDRLPGPLETVTKIRYKDSGTPALLMQESDDRIRVHFHEGVSAIAPGQAAVFYEGDDVIGGGWIMKSFRQSDEPAASPARAAAV, translated from the coding sequence ATGAGTAAACACGGACGTATTCTGGTCGCCATGAGCGGCGGCATTGATTCTTCCCTCGCGGCGGTGCTGCTGCACGAAGAAGGCTATGAGGTCATCGGCATGACCATGAAAACCTGGGATTACGCCTCCTCGGGCGGCACCAAGAAAGAAACGGGCTGTTGCAGCCTCGACAGCATCAACGACGCCCGCAACATCGCCGTCAACCTCGGCTTCCCGCATTACATTCTCGACATCCGCAACGAATTTGGCGATTACGTCATCGACCATTTTACGGGTGAATACCTCGAAGGCCGCACGCCCAACCCCTGCGTTCTCTGCAACACCCACATCAAATGGGATGCCCTGCTGCGCCGCGCCGACCGCCTCGACTGCGAGTTCATCGCCACGGGCCACTACGCCAATATACGCCACGAGAACGAACGGTACATCATTTCCAAAGGCATTGATAACCTCAAAGACCAGTCGTATGTGCTCTGGGGCGTTTCGCAGGAAAGCCTGAGCCGGACCAAACTGCCGCTGGGCCATCTCCGCAAATCGGAAATCCGCGAGATGGCGAAAGAACGCGGCTTTATCGAACTCGTGACCAAATCCGAGTCGTACGAAATCTGTTTCGTCCCCGACAACGATTACCGGGGCTTCCTCAAACGCCGGATGCCGGGTCTGGAGCAGGAAGTGGCGGGCGGTAATTTTGTTCTCGAAGGCAGCAACAAAGTGGTCGGCAGGCACGAAGGTTACCCGTTCTATACCATCGGCCAGCGGAAAGGGCTCGGCATTGCGCTCGGCCACCCGGTTTTTGTAACCGAAATCCGGAAAGAAACCAACGAAGTCGTGCTGGGCGTGGACAAGGACCTGTTCCGCGACGGGATGTACGTCAGCAAACTGAACTTGCAGAAGTACGACCGACTGCCCGGCCCGCTGGAAACCGTCACCAAAATCCGGTACAAGGATTCTGGCACGCCCGCGCTGTTGATGCAGGAATCGGACGACCGCATCCGGGTGCATTTCCACGAAGGCGTCAGCGCCATTGCGCCGGGGCAGGCCGCCGTATTTTACGAAGGCGACGATGTGATCGGCGGCGGCTGGATCATGAAAAGCTTCCGGCAGAGCGACGAACCGGCTGCCAGCCCGGCAAGGGCCGCGGCGGTGTAA
- a CDS encoding NUDIX hydrolase: MHRHTLLNLLAAYSPADEQEAAMHRQTVEFVTHHPACFERTLLTGHVTGSALITSPDRQQIVLIHHRKLDRWFQPGGHCDGDPDVQGVARREAEEETGLTRLEALSGAIFDLDVHEIPARGEEPAHLHYDIRFLFEADPQEPFQATAETKEIRWVTLEEVNRFSDSSSVLRMISKIK, encoded by the coding sequence ATGCACCGACACACTTTACTGAACCTGCTTGCGGCCTACTCTCCGGCCGATGAGCAGGAGGCCGCCATGCACCGGCAGACGGTCGAATTTGTAACCCATCATCCCGCCTGTTTTGAGCGAACTTTGCTGACCGGGCACGTCACCGGCTCGGCCCTTATCACCAGTCCCGACCGGCAGCAGATCGTGCTGATTCACCACCGGAAGCTGGACCGATGGTTTCAGCCCGGCGGCCATTGCGACGGCGATCCGGATGTGCAGGGCGTTGCCCGCCGCGAAGCCGAAGAAGAAACCGGACTAACCCGTTTGGAAGCCCTCAGCGGGGCCATTTTTGACCTTGATGTCCACGAAATTCCGGCGCGGGGCGAAGAACCGGCCCACCTGCACTACGACATCCGGTTTCTCTTTGAAGCCGACCCGCAGGAACCGTTTCAGGCTACCGCCGAGACAAAGGAAATTCGGTGGGTAACTCTTGAAGAGGTGAACAGGTTTTCGGACTCTTCCTCAGTTCTGCGAATGATTTCTAAAATAAAATGA
- a CDS encoding sodium:solute symporter: MSSLDWVVLLGTLAAIILYGIYRSRGRQNMDDYLLAGQSLPWYHVCLSVMATQASAITFLSAPGQAYTDGMRFVQFYFGLPLAMVVLAVTFVPIFHKLRVFTAYEYLESRFDARVRVFTALLFLIQRGLSTGLSIYAPAIILSTILGWNIYWTNILMGGIVLLYTVTGGTKAISYTHLQQMLVVTLAMFLAGWTTVHLLPESMDFTDALQVAGKAGRLNTIDLEFDPDSRYNVWSGLIGGFFLQLSYFGTDQSQVGRYLTGQSVGQSRLGLLMNGMLKVPMQFLILLVGVLVFTFYQFHPSPIFFNKQETDALKKSAYAAEFNQLEARHSQLEAQRRQAVLVLEKGLDADDERLIEQARATIHNADTEAKEVKKDVVGLIKKNIPASDTSDVNYIFLRFVLDFLPHGLIGLLIAVIFSASMGSIAAAYNSLASTTVIDMYKRMARRNGSEDHYLLASKVSTVLWGAFCIVVAQFANRMGSMIEAVNILGSLFYGVILGIFVVAFYFKTIGARATFWGAILAEAVIVACYYYEVTAYLWFNLIGCVLVVGFGWLLNRAWPEPIKIEEKVL, from the coding sequence ATGAGCAGCCTGGATTGGGTGGTTCTTCTGGGAACGCTGGCCGCCATCATTCTCTACGGAATCTACCGGAGTCGTGGTCGCCAGAATATGGATGATTACCTGCTGGCCGGACAATCGCTGCCGTGGTACCACGTCTGCCTGTCGGTGATGGCGACGCAGGCCAGCGCCATCACGTTTTTGTCCGCACCGGGACAGGCGTATACCGACGGAATGCGGTTTGTGCAGTTCTATTTTGGATTGCCGCTGGCGATGGTGGTCCTGGCCGTAACGTTTGTTCCCATCTTTCACAAACTGCGTGTTTTTACAGCCTACGAATACCTGGAGTCGCGCTTTGATGCCCGCGTCCGGGTCTTTACGGCGCTTTTGTTCCTCATTCAGCGGGGCCTTTCGACCGGACTGTCCATTTATGCGCCGGCCATTATCCTCTCCACTATCCTGGGCTGGAATATCTACTGGACCAACATTCTGATGGGCGGGATCGTCCTGCTCTATACCGTTACGGGCGGCACCAAAGCGATTTCCTACACCCACCTGCAACAGATGCTTGTGGTGACGCTGGCCATGTTTCTGGCGGGCTGGACAACGGTCCATCTGCTCCCGGAAAGCATGGATTTTACGGATGCCCTTCAGGTGGCCGGAAAAGCCGGTCGGCTCAACACCATCGATCTGGAATTCGATCCGGACAGCCGCTACAACGTCTGGTCCGGGCTGATTGGCGGGTTCTTCCTGCAACTGTCTTATTTCGGGACCGACCAGTCGCAGGTGGGTCGTTATCTGACGGGCCAGTCCGTCGGGCAGAGCCGGTTGGGACTGCTCATGAACGGCATGCTGAAAGTGCCGATGCAGTTTCTGATTCTGCTGGTGGGCGTGCTGGTCTTCACGTTTTACCAGTTTCATCCGTCGCCGATTTTTTTCAATAAACAGGAAACGGACGCTCTGAAAAAAAGCGCCTACGCCGCCGAATTCAACCAGCTGGAGGCCCGACATTCGCAGCTGGAGGCCCAGAGGCGGCAGGCGGTGCTGGTGCTGGAGAAAGGACTGGATGCCGACGACGAACGGCTGATCGAACAGGCCCGGGCCACCATCCACAACGCCGATACCGAGGCAAAGGAGGTGAAGAAAGACGTGGTTGGACTGATCAAAAAGAACATTCCGGCTTCGGATACTAGCGACGTAAATTACATTTTCCTGCGGTTTGTGCTGGACTTCCTGCCGCACGGCCTCATCGGACTGCTGATTGCGGTTATTTTCAGCGCGTCGATGGGCTCCATTGCCGCGGCGTACAATTCGCTGGCGTCGACGACGGTGATTGACATGTACAAGCGGATGGCCCGCCGGAACGGCTCGGAGGATCATTACCTGCTGGCGTCAAAAGTCTCTACGGTGCTCTGGGGGGCTTTTTGCATCGTGGTCGCCCAGTTTGCCAACCGCATGGGCAGCATGATCGAGGCCGTCAATATACTCGGCTCGCTGTTCTACGGCGTTATTCTCGGCATCTTCGTCGTGGCTTTTTACTTCAAAACGATTGGGGCCCGGGCGACTTTCTGGGGGGCCATTCTGGCGGAGGCGGTGATTGTGGCCTGTTATTATTACGAAGTGACCGCCTACCTGTGGTTCAACCTCATCGGCTGTGTGCTGGTCGTCGGGTTTGGCTGGCTGCTGAACCGGGCCTGGCCGGAACCCATCAAAATCGAAGAAAAGGTTTTATAA
- a CDS encoding DUF2911 domain-containing protein: MKKALVQVAAFCLVAQLATAQIRLPQPSPSAAVMQTVGVTDITVKYSRPAMKGREIFGQLVPYGQLWRTGANAATTFQASTDVLVEGQKLPAGTYSIFTIPAQNEWTLIFNRNTGASTDAYKQEEDALRVKIKPATTSEKVESFFIGFSDLTDSTAKMDIAWANVKAAANLRVDVNTTAQANVEKAVAEKPEDSAVLTAAANYNLSKGRNLDQALAWVDKSIGLKENFRNLWVKSQILAKMGKVAQALPLAQKALSLGETSGDASFRFFKDAIAKNVSDYQAALPQPAQLIKGKKKK; encoded by the coding sequence ATGAAAAAAGCACTGGTTCAAGTGGCGGCGTTCTGCCTTGTCGCACAACTGGCCACCGCCCAGATTCGTTTGCCGCAGCCCAGCCCTTCCGCGGCCGTTATGCAGACGGTTGGGGTCACGGACATTACCGTTAAATATTCCCGTCCGGCCATGAAAGGCCGGGAAATCTTCGGTCAGCTCGTTCCCTACGGCCAGTTGTGGCGCACCGGCGCTAATGCCGCCACCACGTTTCAGGCTTCGACCGACGTTCTGGTAGAAGGCCAGAAACTGCCCGCCGGTACGTACTCCATTTTTACCATCCCGGCACAGAACGAATGGACACTGATTTTCAACCGGAACACCGGCGCCAGCACCGACGCTTATAAGCAGGAAGAAGACGCCCTGCGGGTGAAAATCAAACCGGCCACGACGAGCGAAAAAGTAGAGTCGTTCTTCATCGGTTTCAGCGACCTGACCGACAGCACGGCAAAAATGGACATCGCGTGGGCGAACGTCAAAGCCGCCGCTAACCTGAGAGTGGATGTGAACACGACGGCCCAGGCCAATGTCGAAAAGGCCGTGGCCGAAAAACCGGAGGATTCTGCCGTTCTGACCGCCGCTGCCAACTACAACCTGTCGAAAGGCCGCAATCTGGACCAGGCGCTGGCGTGGGTCGATAAGTCGATTGGCCTGAAGGAAAACTTCCGCAACCTGTGGGTCAAATCGCAGATTCTGGCCAAAATGGGCAAAGTAGCCCAGGCGCTGCCGCTGGCCCAGAAGGCGCTGAGCCTCGGGGAGACCTCCGGCGACGCTTCGTTCCGCTTCTTTAAAGATGCCATTGCCAAAAACGTGAGCGATTATCAGGCCGCTCTGCCGCAGCCGGCCCAGTTGATCAAAGGCAAGAAAAAGAAGTAA
- the trpF gene encoding phosphoribosylanthranilate isomerase, translated as MALRTVVKISNVTNLSDARYCAGMGVEMLGFSMDETAEQYVSPQKLAEIRGWLAGVQIVGETAETDPQAFEKLLESYQPDAVQVEDSAVVPYAASFDLPVILKLDLGQLTLAQITSILTTKHDGLSFVLLEAKAPINLDDDLRTTLQQLAESYPVLLGTGISVDNVLDVLANLPLRGIALAGGDEARPGYREFGEMMDILEKLEEE; from the coding sequence ATGGCACTGCGTACCGTCGTCAAAATAAGTAACGTGACCAACCTCAGCGATGCGCGGTATTGTGCCGGCATGGGCGTGGAAATGCTTGGTTTTTCCATGGATGAAACGGCTGAGCAGTACGTCAGTCCGCAGAAACTGGCCGAAATCCGGGGCTGGCTGGCGGGTGTTCAGATCGTGGGCGAAACGGCCGAGACGGACCCGCAGGCTTTCGAAAAGCTGCTGGAAAGTTACCAGCCGGATGCCGTTCAGGTGGAAGATTCCGCCGTGGTGCCCTACGCCGCCTCCTTCGATCTGCCGGTAATCCTGAAGCTGGATCTCGGCCAATTGACCCTGGCGCAGATTACGTCCATTCTCACCACCAAACACGACGGACTTTCCTTCGTTCTGCTGGAAGCCAAGGCCCCCATTAACCTGGACGATGACCTCAGAACCACGTTGCAGCAGCTGGCCGAAAGCTATCCCGTGCTGCTGGGAACCGGCATTTCGGTGGATAACGTCCTCGATGTGCTGGCGAATCTGCCGCTGAGAGGAATTGCCCTGGCCGGAGGCGACGAGGCCCGCCCCGGCTACCGGGAGTTTGGCGAAATGATGGATATTCTGGAAAAACTGGAAGAAGAGTAA
- a CDS encoding S8 family serine peptidase, whose product MKKGILTLLLGVFLASGLSAQTSPKRYFVLLADKANSPFSVNKPEQFLSRRAIERRQKQNIPVTERDLPVNPAYLSAIRQAGAMVWFPSRWANGVLIQADEATLAKVRALPFVKGLERDRALANARTAYTVSPSAAVTNPSARKLGETEGPLSYGLSATQITQLGVDKMHQQGFRGEGMLVCILDAGFRNANTVPYLQHLFQENRIVGTYDFVQKESSVYEDDSHGLAVLSVMAGYSESQLIGPAYKASYLLLRTEDASGETPVEEANWLFGAEYADSTGADVLNSSLGYTTFEDAALNHTYNDLNGKTSLATRAANWASEAGMLVVVSAGNEGAGRWKYVSVPADSPQVLAIGAVNAAGNRASFSSVGPTADNRIKPDLAAMGLGTVLGSPGGSITTGNGTSFASPLVAALAAGFWQAFPRLTAKQVAESLRRSGSQYGTPDNSLGFGIPDFGRAAAFASDSFSLVVFPNPFTDNDRLTVLWNEVSTTEAMDVTLTNERGQILMRQRYPADRLANLSLTPLSLSPGLYYLTLKSEKNQRTVKILKH is encoded by the coding sequence ATGAAAAAAGGGATACTGACGCTGCTTCTGGGCGTATTTCTGGCAAGCGGGCTTTCGGCGCAGACCAGCCCGAAGCGTTATTTTGTGCTGCTGGCCGACAAGGCCAATTCTCCTTTTTCGGTAAACAAGCCGGAACAGTTTCTCTCCCGGCGGGCCATCGAACGTCGTCAGAAGCAGAATATTCCCGTCACCGAACGGGACTTGCCGGTCAACCCCGCCTATCTCTCCGCCATCCGGCAGGCCGGGGCTATGGTCTGGTTTCCGTCCCGCTGGGCTAACGGCGTGCTCATCCAGGCCGACGAAGCCACGCTCGCCAAAGTCCGGGCGCTGCCTTTTGTGAAAGGTCTGGAACGAGACCGGGCGCTGGCAAACGCCCGCACCGCCTACACAGTCAGTCCGTCGGCGGCGGTCACGAATCCCTCGGCCCGGAAGCTCGGCGAAACCGAGGGGCCGCTCTCCTACGGACTTTCCGCAACCCAGATTACGCAGCTGGGCGTTGACAAGATGCACCAGCAGGGTTTCCGGGGCGAAGGCATGCTCGTCTGCATTCTGGACGCCGGTTTCCGCAACGCCAATACGGTTCCCTACCTCCAGCACCTGTTTCAGGAAAACCGGATTGTCGGCACGTACGATTTTGTTCAGAAAGAATCGAGTGTTTACGAAGATGATTCGCACGGACTGGCGGTACTTTCGGTCATGGCCGGTTACAGCGAAAGCCAGCTGATTGGTCCGGCTTACAAAGCCTCCTACCTCCTGCTGCGCACCGAAGATGCCTCCGGCGAAACGCCCGTCGAAGAAGCCAACTGGCTCTTTGGCGCCGAATACGCCGACAGCACCGGAGCCGATGTGCTCAATTCGTCCCTCGGGTACACCACCTTTGAGGACGCCGCGCTGAACCATACCTACAACGATCTGAACGGCAAAACGTCGCTGGCTACCCGGGCCGCCAACTGGGCTTCCGAAGCCGGTATGCTCGTGGTGGTTTCCGCCGGTAACGAAGGGGCGGGCCGCTGGAAGTACGTTTCCGTCCCGGCCGACTCCCCCCAGGTGCTGGCCATCGGAGCGGTCAACGCCGCGGGCAACAGAGCCTCGTTCAGTTCGGTGGGCCCTACCGCCGACAACCGCATCAAACCCGATCTGGCCGCTATGGGACTGGGCACGGTCCTCGGCTCGCCGGGCGGTTCGATCACCACGGGCAACGGAACCTCTTTCGCTTCGCCCCTCGTAGCGGCCCTGGCGGCCGGATTCTGGCAGGCATTTCCGCGCCTTACCGCCAAACAGGTGGCCGAGAGCCTGCGCCGCTCAGGCAGCCAGTATGGCACGCCGGACAACTCACTGGGCTTCGGAATTCCCGATTTTGGCCGGGCTGCGGCGTTCGCCAGCGATTCGTTTTCGCTCGTTGTGTTCCCGAATCCGTTCACGGATAATGACCGCCTGACGGTGCTGTGGAACGAAGTGTCCACGACCGAAGCGATGGACGTGACCCTTACCAACGAACGGGGTCAGATCCTCATGCGGCAGCGCTACCCCGCCGACCGGCTGGCCAACCTGTCGCTGACGCCCCTGAGCCTGTCGCCGGGCCTTTATTACCTGACGCTCAAAAGCGAGAAGAACCAGCGGACGGTGAAGATTCTGAAGCATTAA
- a CDS encoding NAD(P)/FAD-dependent oxidoreductase, which produces MRLRSNEPFWLLKNGYLNAYPSLRKSITCEALVVGAGVTGALMAYTLTQAGIRTAVIDRRDVGFGSTSASTAMLQYEIDTALHELIPMIGQKGAVRAYQNCREAIDTIEKLVGRVGSQCSFRRKESLYFANTPGDEDFLRKEFETRQRHGFQVEWLDRAALREKYNLPASAAIASADAAEIDAYRFAHDLIRAAVDDGLCVFDHVDILKTEYHNQGVRVLTDGLATIDARHVIYCTGYEAQEMLPEKVVKLLSTYAIASEPMESLPDYLREVILWNTDKPYLYLRTTNDNRVLIGGGDEAFSNAGVRDALIAKKSDFLTEQARSLYPDISFVPDQAWAGTFGETRDGLPYIGPHPDFPHSYFALGFGGNGITFSVTAAELIRDCLNGKEPDDLALYRFGR; this is translated from the coding sequence ATGCGACTGCGGTCCAACGAACCCTTCTGGCTGCTCAAAAACGGCTATCTGAATGCTTATCCTTCCCTCCGAAAGTCCATCACCTGCGAGGCGCTGGTAGTGGGGGCGGGCGTCACCGGGGCCCTGATGGCCTATACACTTACCCAGGCCGGAATCCGGACGGCAGTTATCGACCGGCGCGACGTGGGCTTTGGAAGCACCTCCGCCAGCACGGCCATGCTCCAGTACGAGATTGATACGGCCCTGCACGAACTGATTCCGATGATCGGCCAGAAAGGGGCGGTCCGGGCTTACCAGAACTGCCGCGAAGCCATTGACACGATCGAAAAACTGGTCGGGCGCGTCGGGAGCCAGTGCAGTTTTCGCCGGAAAGAAAGTTTGTACTTTGCCAATACGCCCGGGGATGAAGATTTTTTGCGGAAAGAGTTCGAGACGAGGCAACGGCACGGGTTTCAGGTGGAATGGCTGGACCGAGCGGCCCTGCGCGAAAAGTACAACCTGCCCGCTTCCGCCGCCATCGCCTCCGCAGACGCGGCCGAAATCGACGCCTACCGGTTTGCCCACGACCTGATCAGGGCCGCTGTAGACGATGGCCTGTGCGTCTTCGACCATGTCGACATCCTCAAAACGGAATACCACAACCAGGGCGTCCGGGTGCTGACCGACGGCCTGGCCACGATAGATGCCCGCCACGTGATCTACTGCACCGGCTACGAAGCCCAGGAAATGCTGCCCGAAAAGGTGGTAAAGCTGCTGAGCACCTACGCCATCGCCAGCGAACCGATGGAGTCGCTGCCGGACTACCTGCGCGAGGTCATTCTCTGGAACACGGACAAGCCGTACCTGTACCTGCGGACTACGAACGACAATCGCGTCCTCATTGGCGGCGGAGATGAGGCGTTCAGCAACGCCGGTGTGCGCGACGCTCTGATCGCCAAAAAATCGGACTTTCTGACCGAACAGGCCCGTTCCCTGTATCCGGACATTTCGTTTGTCCCGGATCAGGCCTGGGCCGGAACCTTCGGCGAGACCAGGGACGGCCTGCCGTACATCGGGCCGCATCCGGACTTCCCGCATAGCTATTTTGCGCTGGGATTTGGCGGCAACGGCATTACGTTCAGCGTAACGGCGGCGGAACTCATCCGGGACTGCCTGAACGGCAAAGAGCCAGACGATCTGGCTCTTTATCGATTCGGACGTTAA
- a CDS encoding OmpA family protein — protein sequence MSIRKGLQLLGLCLGFCLLASVVQAQSTRLRAANKQFESMSYVNAMRAYEDLLRSDKRKDPTETLEAMTKLAYCYRMLQDTKNAERVYAELIKEFPEADSKNYLYYAQALASNGKYRDSQKMYSKYGEKQADDMRGRKFTVSYMDMSRFYQDSSSYRVDYLPINSKQADFSPMYYQNGLVFVSSRDEAGVVRRVFQWNQTPFLDLYFQPDTAELRRAVDPVRTGAVGGRNATSEESVDLSVEKAPLSRTEVFSRTLNTKYHEGPMTFFKDYKKIIFTRNNVSKGKYSKSSDGVRKLKLYIADNENGNWRNVEELPFCSNEYSVGHPALSPDNTKLYFVSDMPGGYGGTDLYIVEYANGQWGTPVNMGKEVNTEGNEMFPFVDENGNLYFASDGHEGLGGLDIFFTELREGVAYRGVQNLGYPINSDKDDFSLITDKTRQTGYFSSNRKQGIFDDNLYSFRRVCKQLNILVYDAKTKEPIALADVRTVKNGVNQDLRITGQDGKTSFCVDGNTEYEFKALKEGYGTSSVRFSTLTQSPQPVMSVSIYLDKSDNTLVKGTIKTEVDQRPAQGVQVTLRNEKDKSEQSILTGPDGKYEFEMKPGAPYTITTQKKKYTSNKEVIPSMKKGKSPKVIENEHGIYGEGDVFELKNIYYDLDKFFIRPDAARELDRVVAILKKYPDMKIELRSHTDSRATDTYNLRLSENRARAAVDFLVSRGITPTRLKAQGLGESELVNGCEDGIRCSEAQHQLNRRTEFKIVTVGN from the coding sequence ATGAGTATACGAAAAGGTTTACAACTGTTGGGGCTTTGTCTGGGCTTTTGTCTGCTGGCGTCTGTGGTTCAGGCGCAAAGTACGCGGCTCCGTGCGGCCAACAAGCAGTTTGAAAGTATGAGTTATGTGAACGCCATGCGGGCTTATGAAGACCTGCTGCGTTCCGACAAACGAAAAGACCCCACCGAAACGCTGGAAGCAATGACCAAACTGGCCTACTGCTACCGGATGTTACAGGATACTAAAAATGCCGAACGGGTTTATGCCGAGCTGATTAAAGAATTTCCTGAAGCCGATTCCAAGAATTACCTCTACTACGCCCAGGCGCTGGCCAGCAACGGGAAATACCGTGACTCGCAGAAAATGTACAGCAAATACGGCGAAAAGCAGGCGGATGATATGCGCGGCCGGAAGTTCACGGTCTCTTACATGGACATGAGCCGGTTTTATCAGGACTCGTCTTCCTACCGGGTCGATTATCTGCCCATCAACTCGAAACAGGCCGATTTCAGCCCCATGTATTACCAGAACGGCCTGGTGTTTGTCTCCTCACGGGACGAAGCCGGGGTGGTCAGACGGGTATTCCAGTGGAACCAGACCCCGTTCCTTGACCTTTACTTTCAGCCCGACACGGCAGAACTGCGCCGCGCGGTAGACCCGGTCCGGACGGGGGCCGTCGGTGGACGAAACGCTACGTCGGAGGAATCCGTTGATCTTTCGGTCGAAAAGGCACCCCTGTCGCGCACGGAAGTGTTCAGCCGTACGCTGAATACCAAGTACCACGAGGGACCGATGACGTTTTTCAAGGACTACAAGAAAATTATCTTCACCCGCAACAACGTCAGCAAGGGCAAATACAGCAAAAGCTCGGACGGCGTTCGGAAACTGAAACTGTACATTGCCGACAACGAAAACGGCAACTGGCGGAACGTGGAGGAACTGCCGTTCTGCTCCAACGAATATTCGGTCGGGCACCCGGCGCTCTCGCCCGACAACACCAAACTTTACTTTGTGTCGGACATGCCCGGCGGCTACGGCGGCACCGATCTATACATTGTCGAATACGCCAATGGGCAGTGGGGAACGCCGGTCAATATGGGCAAGGAAGTGAATACGGAGGGGAACGAAATGTTTCCGTTTGTCGATGAAAACGGCAATCTGTATTTCGCCTCGGACGGGCACGAAGGTCTGGGCGGGCTGGACATTTTCTTCACCGAACTCCGGGAGGGGGTTGCCTACCGGGGCGTGCAGAATCTGGGTTACCCGATCAATTCCGATAAGGACGATTTTAGCCTGATTACGGACAAAACCCGGCAAACCGGCTATTTCAGCAGCAACCGCAAACAGGGCATTTTCGACGACAACCTGTACAGCTTCCGCCGGGTCTGCAAGCAGCTCAATATTCTTGTGTACGACGCCAAAACAAAAGAGCCTATCGCCCTGGCCGATGTCCGCACCGTCAAAAATGGCGTCAATCAGGATTTGCGCATCACCGGGCAGGATGGCAAAACGTCGTTCTGCGTGGACGGAAATACGGAATATGAATTCAAAGCGCTGAAAGAAGGCTACGGAACCAGCAGTGTCCGCTTCTCGACCCTGACCCAATCGCCGCAGCCGGTGATGTCGGTGTCCATTTACCTCGATAAGAGCGACAACACGCTGGTAAAGGGTACCATCAAAACCGAAGTGGACCAGCGCCCGGCCCAGGGCGTTCAGGTGACGCTCCGCAACGAAAAGGACAAATCAGAGCAATCGATTCTGACCGGACCCGACGGGAAATACGAGTTTGAGATGAAGCCCGGTGCGCCGTATACCATCACCACCCAGAAGAAGAAGTACACCAGCAATAAGGAGGTGATTCCGAGCATGAAGAAGGGCAAAAGCCCGAAAGTGATTGAAAACGAGCACGGTATCTACGGCGAAGGCGACGTGTTCGAGCTCAAGAACATTTACTACGACCTGGATAAGTTCTTCATCCGTCCGGATGCCGCCCGGGAACTGGACCGCGTGGTGGCGATCCTCAAGAAGTACCCGGACATGAAAATCGAGCTGCGTTCGCATACCGACAGCCGGGCGACGGATACTTACAACCTGCGCCTGTCTGAAAACCGGGCCCGGGCCGCCGTTGACTTTCTGGTCTCCAGAGGCATTACGCCGACCCGCCTGAAGGCCCAGGGCCTGGGCGAAAGCGAACTCGTCAACGGTTGCGAAGACGGCATCCGCTGCTCCGAAGCCCAGCACCAGCTCAACCGTCGCACAGAGTTCAAGATCGTAACAGTGGGGAATTAA
- a CDS encoding SDR family NAD(P)-dependent oxidoreductase: METQSAQLAEKQLFSLEGKVALITGASKGIGEDIARIYARFGAKVVLSSRRQNSLDEVAAEIKAQGGEATGVAAHAGDVDQLRTLVDRTLDTYGGIDILVNNAATNPVFGPAADCDSAAFDKIMQVNVKAPFELSKMVYPHMKARGGGSIIMMSSIAGHTPDPGLGIYSVSKASMNMLTKVLAKEWGPDGVRVNAICPGLIKTKFSEALWRDEKILAHFTKRLPIARMGTTDEISPLALFLASDASSYCTGSLFYADGGTVI, translated from the coding sequence ATGGAAACCCAGTCTGCTCAACTTGCAGAAAAACAATTATTTAGTCTTGAAGGAAAAGTAGCCCTCATTACGGGCGCCAGCAAAGGAATTGGTGAAGATATAGCCCGTATTTACGCCCGCTTCGGGGCTAAGGTCGTCCTGAGCAGCCGCCGTCAGAACAGTCTGGACGAAGTAGCCGCCGAAATCAAGGCGCAGGGAGGCGAAGCGACCGGCGTAGCGGCCCATGCCGGCGATGTGGACCAGCTCCGCACGCTGGTCGACCGGACGCTGGATACGTACGGCGGCATTGATATTCTGGTCAACAACGCGGCGACCAACCCCGTTTTCGGACCGGCCGCCGACTGCGACAGCGCGGCTTTCGACAAGATTATGCAGGTGAATGTCAAGGCGCCGTTTGAACTGAGCAAAATGGTGTATCCGCACATGAAAGCGCGCGGCGGCGGGAGCATCATCATGATGAGCAGCATTGCCGGACACACGCCCGACCCCGGTCTGGGTATCTACAGCGTCAGCAAAGCGTCCATGAACATGCTTACCAAAGTGCTGGCGAAAGAATGGGGCCCGGACGGAGTGCGGGTAAACGCCATCTGCCCGGGCCTGATCAAAACCAAATTCAGCGAGGCGCTCTGGCGGGACGAAAAAATCCTGGCCCACTTCACCAAACGGTTGCCCATCGCCCGCATGGGCACCACGGACGAAATCAGCCCGCTCGCCCTCTTCCTTGCCTCCGACGCCTCCTCCTACTGCACCGGCAGCCTGTTCTACGCCGACGGAGGAACGGTCATTTGA